From Candidatus Pedobacter colombiensis, one genomic window encodes:
- a CDS encoding phosphatidate cytidylyltransferase yields the protein MKTRAITAFFFTIVMLGSIFLGGYTFTFFYLILSLAALFEFFNMIKTAGIKPHRNMALFVAALIFLSTAGYHFLQFEAKFLLLIVPLIFCIFISELYKKEKMPFSNISYTFVGFIYVTVPFCFFYSLGFIQNQGEYNYHLPLSFLLMLWGSDTGQYLFGVKFGKTRLFERHSPKKSWEGFLGGVFTSVVVSYVISLFFTEISPLVFGGMAVLIVSFGTLGDLVESMLKRSLNVKDSGNILPGHGGFLDRFDGLLIAAPIVYTYLYLILN from the coding sequence ATGAAAACGAGGGCGATAACTGCTTTTTTCTTTACTATAGTGATGCTGGGCTCCATCTTTTTAGGGGGCTATACTTTTACTTTTTTTTATCTGATTTTGAGTCTTGCAGCCCTATTCGAGTTTTTTAATATGATTAAAACTGCAGGTATCAAACCACATAGAAATATGGCGTTGTTTGTGGCTGCATTAATATTCTTATCGACAGCTGGCTACCACTTCCTGCAGTTCGAAGCGAAGTTTTTGTTGCTGATTGTGCCTTTAATTTTCTGTATATTTATCAGTGAATTATATAAAAAGGAAAAGATGCCTTTTTCTAATATTTCGTACACATTTGTTGGCTTTATTTACGTTACAGTACCTTTTTGCTTTTTTTATTCTTTAGGGTTTATACAAAATCAGGGTGAATATAATTATCACCTGCCCTTATCCTTTTTGCTGATGTTGTGGGGCAGTGATACGGGTCAATATCTTTTTGGTGTTAAATTCGGCAAAACCCGTTTATTTGAGCGCCATTCACCTAAAAAATCATGGGAAGGCTTTTTAGGCGGAGTGTTTACCAGTGTGGTGGTTTCTTATGTGATTTCTTTATTCTTTACAGAGATCAGTCCATTGGTATTTGGTGGAATGGCAGTATTGATCGTTTCCTTTGGTACGTTGGGAGACCTGGTAGAGTCAATGCTTAAACGCAGCCTTAATGTAAAAGATTCAGGCAATATATTACCGGGCCATGGAGGCTTTTTAGATCGCTTTGACGGGCTTTTAATTGCCGCACCGATAGTTTATACTTATCTGTACCTAATTCTTAATTAG
- a CDS encoding DUF3820 family protein, whose protein sequence is MNPQLLQDLVTMQMPFGKYKGRIICDLPESYLVWFHQEGFPPGKLGEMIATLYEIKLNGLEYLLEPLKKKRY, encoded by the coding sequence ATGAATCCACAGCTATTACAAGACCTGGTTACCATGCAAATGCCTTTTGGAAAGTACAAAGGCCGTATCATCTGCGATTTGCCCGAATCTTACCTGGTCTGGTTTCATCAGGAGGGATTTCCACCGGGCAAACTGGGCGAAATGATCGCCACTCTTTATGAAATTAAATTAAACGGACTAGAATACTTATTAGAGCCTTTAAAGAAAAAAAGGTACTAA
- the mfd gene encoding transcription-repair coupling factor produces the protein MNIRDLINRYKTDERIVELAKALNAGKSTKLQLKGLVGSADATIAVATYFLLHKPQLFILPDREEASYFLADLESILDIEVLLFPSSFRKAFDFTQVDTANVLARAEVLNELNHHSEYGKIVVSYPEAIAEKVIDRNVLEKNTLEISLNAKLGIDFINEFLFDHDFNRTDFVYEPGQFSIRGGIVDIFSFSHDLPYRIEFFGDIVESIRTFEIESQLSVEDVKTLTIIPNVQSKYLTENNISILDYIEKDTQLWFKDVEFTLDIVKSGHKKAVELWKALPAKEKQENQDWIDPKFAFTDEKMMGDMFQDFALVEFGKQFFYKTEHIFQFETKPQPSFNKDFNLLIHNLKENEKQGIHNFIFSSSTKQTERLYAILDDIDKTAKFTPVNIPLREGFIDGQQKLAFYTDHQIFDRFYKYKLKRGYQRSQAITLKELRDLKPGDFVTHIDHGIGKYAGLEKVEVNGKTQEMIRLVYADNDLLYVNINSLNRIAKYSGKDGTAPKMNKLGTEAWDKLKKTTKKKVKDIARDLIKLYALRKSQVGTAFSPDGYLETELEASFIYEDTPDQEKATSDVKKDMEAPHPMDRLVCGDVGFGKTEIAIRAAFKAVANGKQAAVLVPTTILALQHFKTFSGRLKDFPCTVDYINRFKTNKQIKETLAKVAEGKVDIIIGTHRLLSKDVKFKDLGIMIIDEEQKFGVTSKEKLRALRVNVDTLTLTATPIPRTLHFSLMGARDLSIMSTPPPNRQAVNTELHVFNDKLIQEAVQFELDRGGQVFFIHNRVNDLPQLGGLIKTLVPKARIGIAHGQLDGDQLEDVMLDFINGEKDVLVATTIIEAGLDIPNANTIIINHAHMFGLSDLHQMRGRVGRSNKKAFCYLLSPPLSTLTSEARKRLSAIEEFSDLGSGFNIAMRDLDIRGSGNLLGAEQSGFIAEIGFEMYHKILDEAIQELKTDEFKDLFKDEPLRPFVNFTQVDTDLELYIPDDYVTNITERYNLYTELSKIEDETQLKAFELSLKDRFGPVPKPVKTMLNVLRLQWVAKKLAFEKLSFKKGILRGYFITDKQSTFFDSIMFNKILHFAQIHPRLCNLKEVKDSLRIAFDNLNTVDEAVEMLEMVVN, from the coding sequence GTGAACATTCGCGACCTGATCAACAGATACAAAACAGATGAGCGCATTGTAGAATTGGCAAAAGCCCTTAACGCGGGCAAAAGCACCAAACTTCAGCTTAAAGGCTTAGTGGGTTCTGCCGATGCAACAATTGCAGTGGCTACTTATTTTCTTTTACATAAGCCGCAGTTATTTATACTCCCAGACCGGGAAGAAGCTTCTTATTTCCTCGCCGATCTGGAAAGCATACTCGATATAGAGGTGTTGCTTTTCCCCTCTTCCTTCCGTAAAGCATTCGATTTTACACAGGTAGATACAGCCAACGTACTGGCAAGGGCAGAAGTTTTAAATGAACTAAACCACCATTCGGAATATGGAAAGATTGTGGTTTCCTACCCCGAAGCTATTGCTGAAAAGGTAATAGACCGCAATGTGCTTGAAAAAAATACACTGGAGATCAGCTTAAATGCCAAATTGGGTATAGATTTCATCAACGAGTTTTTATTCGATCATGATTTTAACAGGACTGATTTTGTATACGAACCGGGACAGTTTTCTATCCGTGGAGGTATTGTAGACATTTTCTCCTTCTCCCATGACCTCCCTTACCGCATAGAATTTTTTGGCGATATTGTAGAGAGCATACGTACTTTTGAAATAGAGAGTCAGCTTTCTGTTGAAGATGTAAAAACATTGACCATTATCCCAAATGTTCAATCTAAATACCTCACAGAAAACAACATCAGTATACTGGATTATATAGAAAAAGATACCCAGCTATGGTTTAAAGATGTAGAATTCACCTTAGATATTGTTAAAAGCGGGCATAAAAAAGCTGTTGAGCTTTGGAAGGCCCTTCCTGCAAAAGAAAAACAGGAAAACCAGGATTGGATAGATCCTAAATTTGCTTTTACGGACGAGAAAATGATGGGGGATATGTTCCAGGATTTCGCATTAGTTGAGTTTGGAAAGCAGTTTTTCTATAAAACAGAACATATTTTTCAATTCGAAACCAAGCCTCAGCCTTCCTTCAACAAGGATTTTAACCTACTGATACATAACCTTAAAGAGAACGAAAAACAAGGCATACATAACTTTATATTTAGCTCTTCGACAAAACAAACAGAGCGTTTATATGCCATATTAGACGATATTGATAAAACGGCCAAGTTTACACCGGTAAACATTCCGCTAAGAGAAGGTTTTATAGATGGCCAGCAAAAACTTGCTTTTTATACTGACCACCAGATATTCGACCGATTTTACAAATACAAGCTTAAAAGGGGCTATCAGCGCAGTCAGGCCATTACACTAAAAGAGTTGAGAGATCTTAAACCCGGAGATTTTGTAACTCATATAGACCATGGTATTGGTAAATATGCCGGTTTAGAAAAAGTAGAAGTAAATGGTAAAACTCAGGAGATGATCAGACTGGTTTATGCCGACAACGATCTCTTGTATGTAAATATCAACTCCTTAAACCGCATTGCTAAATATAGCGGCAAAGATGGCACAGCGCCAAAAATGAATAAACTAGGCACAGAAGCCTGGGACAAGCTTAAAAAGACAACTAAAAAAAAAGTTAAAGACATTGCCCGCGATCTGATTAAGCTGTATGCCTTAAGAAAATCGCAGGTAGGAACCGCCTTTAGTCCGGATGGATACCTGGAAACCGAATTAGAAGCTTCATTTATTTATGAAGATACCCCGGATCAGGAAAAAGCAACCAGTGACGTAAAAAAGGATATGGAAGCTCCACATCCTATGGATAGGCTGGTATGTGGTGATGTTGGCTTTGGCAAAACAGAAATTGCCATACGAGCAGCCTTTAAAGCTGTTGCAAATGGTAAACAGGCCGCTGTACTGGTGCCAACCACCATTTTGGCCCTACAACATTTTAAAACCTTTTCAGGTCGTTTAAAAGATTTTCCTTGTACTGTCGATTACATCAACCGTTTTAAAACCAATAAACAGATTAAAGAAACCCTGGCCAAAGTAGCCGAAGGGAAGGTTGATATCATAATCGGCACACACCGTTTATTGAGCAAAGACGTAAAGTTCAAAGATCTGGGTATCATGATAATTGATGAGGAGCAGAAGTTTGGCGTAACATCCAAAGAAAAATTAAGGGCTTTACGTGTAAATGTAGATACGCTAACCCTTACTGCAACGCCAATACCACGTACTTTACATTTCTCTTTGATGGGTGCACGCGATTTGTCCATTATGAGTACACCTCCACCAAACAGACAGGCTGTAAATACCGAACTTCACGTCTTTAATGATAAATTGATCCAGGAAGCTGTTCAATTTGAGTTAGACAGGGGTGGGCAGGTATTCTTTATCCATAACCGCGTTAATGATTTACCACAACTGGGTGGACTGATCAAAACCTTAGTGCCAAAAGCGCGCATAGGTATCGCTCACGGTCAGTTAGATGGCGATCAGCTGGAAGATGTAATGCTTGATTTCATCAATGGAGAAAAGGATGTATTAGTGGCCACAACCATTATTGAGGCTGGTTTGGACATTCCAAATGCCAATACCATTATCATCAACCATGCACACATGTTTGGCTTAAGCGATTTGCACCAAATGCGGGGCAGGGTAGGACGCTCCAACAAAAAAGCCTTCTGCTATTTGTTAAGTCCACCATTGTCAACCCTTACTTCCGAAGCACGTAAACGTCTTAGCGCTATTGAAGAGTTTTCAGACCTTGGGAGCGGTTTTAATATTGCGATGAGGGATTTGGATATCCGGGGCAGTGGAAACCTCTTAGGTGCAGAGCAAAGTGGCTTTATTGCCGAAATAGGTTTCGAAATGTATCACAAGATTTTGGATGAAGCCATTCAGGAGCTAAAAACAGATGAGTTTAAAGATCTATTTAAAGATGAACCTTTACGCCCATTTGTTAATTTTACCCAGGTGGATACCGATCTGGAACTCTATATCCCTGATGATTATGTAACCAATATCACCGAAAGATATAACCTGTATACAGAGCTTTCTAAAATTGAAGATGAAACGCAATTAAAAGCTTTTGAGCTTTCCTTAAAAGACCGTTTTGGACCTGTTCCAAAGCCCGTAAAAACCATGTTAAATGTGTTGAGGCTACAATGGGTAGCCAAAAAATTAGCATTCGAAAAACTGAGCTTTAAAAAAGGAATTTTGCGTGGTTATTTCATTACCGATAAACAATCGACATTTTTTGATTCAATAATGTTCAATAAAATACTGCATTTTGCACAAATCCATCCCCGTTTATGCAACCTTAAAGAGGTTAAAGATTCATTGCGTATTGCCTTTGACAATCTGAATACCGTTGATGAGGCTGTAGAAATGCTGGAAATGGTAGTCAATTAA